From Impatiens glandulifera chromosome 7, dImpGla2.1, whole genome shotgun sequence:
GACTGGCAAGTGTGGATTAGTGTATGAAATATGCAGATCACATTTATTCTTAATTGTCTACATTGTTTGTATATGACCAGAATAAACTTTACAAGTGAAAGTGTGAAAAATAATTGACTTGATAATTGTATTCACTGATGAAGGTCTAAgttattttaatcaataatattttgttcTTCTGCATACGACGATGTAAGTTATTGCTAGCATGTAGAGATCAGTGTCCTGTGAGCTTCTGCAGATAATTTATGAGAAAGATTATATCAGTTGTGTATTATTCAGTTTAGTTGCTGAATGTTTAGTAGAAGGATGTTTGAAATGTTTCATGGAATGATATTTGAGGGATGCAAATTTTAGTAGCATCAACCAAATTTTAGTATGgatttgatcaaactgaaaattaaTTGTTAGAATGTTGAATacctaaaaattttaaatgttgaatgaGATAAGTCACTgacaaataaatgttaataaatcaaataaaaatatctaagtTTTTAAAGTCTTGTTCTGCATGATTTGATTAAATGTGGAAATAATGTCGGGAAAATAATCGATGAGTATTTTATCCTTATAATGACGGggttaaagttgtcttttgaACGCTCTTACTTGAAAAGTCATTCACAGCTTATCAAATTAAGCCTCATTGTTTAGCTTAATTTGATATGAATCTAAATAATAAGTGatttaaataatagttatttaattcaaataagtacTTAATCATTTAGATTAATTGATAAGACGTGTTATCTAACTACTGCCTTAGATTGTGCCCAAATTTTTCATACTTTGGAGATGAGAAAATGAACAAATCTATCTTGGcataaaaaaaatccattttCTTATGTTATGTTTTAGACTTGTTCCTTAATCCTTAGGTAAGCAGGACGAATAGGTGTTGGTGGGTAAAGGACTAAAGGGTTATCATTAACTAGAAGTAAACCATGCATGAGACACGACAAATGAGTAAATATGTTTTTTGTTGCATTATGTGTTTAGATAACCATGCATGGGAGTGATTGATCTGATGATCTAAGCATAATTTGTTATTGGAATTAAACGTCCTTGGCTGCTTttgttaaaattgaaattaagtgttgaatattgaattttaatggTCGAAGGAGTTAAGTATGTGTGGAAACTAAGAAAGAATGctgaataaaccaaataaaatttatatttcatgtACCAAATTGATTTCAGAAAATGTGGAACTAATATAGGGAAAATACTATTTTACCCTCTTAGTgatgtaatttgattaattttcagGGTTAAAGTTTGTCTGTTAGACGCAGTCATTCATAACTTACCGAATGAGTTTTTAGTTTTTAGCTTAAACAATTAAGAggttttaaataacaattatcaAATAAGCTTAATTCAAATATGTGAAGAAGATAGAGATGACTTATTTTGTCTTcgttttttattgtatttaatttgttatcatACGAAAGAGAATTACAGAAATACCCCTATGCAAGACAACATTGTCTGAAAAAACATCTGCCATTATGAAGATGCTGGAATAATAGACTAGCTTATATAGGATAAACCATCTTTATTAACATTTCACATATTTCCTTACTTGTTGAAAATTCTCAAATAACTCATTCAGGCAGCAGAACTTGAGATCGAAGCATACCCTCTTCTAGACGAGCTTACGTCAAAAATCAGCACTTTGAACTTGGAACGCGTTCGAAGATTGAAAAGCAGATTAGTTGCCTTGACACGACGAGTTCAGAAGGTAAATAAACCCTggtctaaaaaagaaaaaaatgacattttttctctcttttaattCCGATGCTGATATTTTGATTGTGCAGGTGAGGGATGAAATAGAGCAGTTAATGGACGATGATGGTGACATGGCTGAGATGTATTTAACTGAAAAGAAAAGTAGGATGGAATCATCATTCTACGGCGAACAATCGATAATGGGTTACAGATCAAACGACGGTCTCTTGTCTGCTTCGGCTCCTGTATCTCCAGTTTCATCTCCTCCGGAGAGCTGCAGAAAACTGGAGAAGAGCTTGAGTATTGCCAGGAGCCGACATGAAAGCACTAGGAGTTCAGAAACTGCTACAGAGAGCATAGAGGAACTTGAGATGCTTTTGGAGGCTTATTTCGTTGTTATTGACAACACACTCAATAAGTTGACATCAGTACGATATCTGCATTCTCCTTTTCTTTTCgtttcttaaatataaaaatatttattcattgaTTTGCTTCATGTTATGCCAGTTGAAGGAATACATTGATGACACAGAAGATTTCATCAACATTCAGCTGGTATGAACTTCTTTCTCAATAAGATGAATTAGTAATAGAAATAGTATGTTATTATTTACTAAACCGtaaacaaaatatatctttttcatcaattaaaatacttaaatattatttttataacttttcgTAAAATGTCAAATACTAATGGTATTTTAGTCCAAAGGTCTGAGATTTGATTCCAACAACCTAAATTGAAGTGGGGGCAATGTATATGGGGTGGTGGTAACttcctaaaataaaaaactaatggTATTCAAATACTTTTATGGTCATTCCTTTGTTTTTTCATCATTTTCCGCCTCGTGCCTCGTTTGTACTATTAGAGTATTAGTAGCAGATTTAAATACCCTTACTTTTTATTCCTTATGACATTTAAAAAGTATCAAATATTGAGGGTAATTTAGTCATTTGACCCAGATAATAGTAAAATCTAAGGTTGCGTCTTTTCTTCTTTCAGGATAATGTAAGAAACCAACTTATCCAATTTGAGCTTCTCCTCACAACCGCAACATTTGTGGTGGCCATATTTGGTGTTGTGGCCGGaatatttggtatgaatttTGCGGTTCCATTGTTTGACGATACAAATGCATTCAAATGGGTGCTAATAATAACGGGAATATGTGGGGCAGTTATATTCTGTTCATTCTTATGGTTTTTCAAGTATAAGAGGTTGATGCCACTGTAGGAAAGCTGTGTCAATCCAACCTCTTTTGTTTTCTATAATTAAAAGGTCATCTTATATTCAAGAAGATGTCTTTTTATTGTTAAGATTATTATATGGCACtctatacataataataataaaacaccATTATTTATGAGGTTCTAAAAGTCATTTCTGATGATATAATTCTAGTTAGAAGCAGTTTTTATTCAGTCTTCTGTAAATTTGTGAAGCATTTCTCTTAAATGAATTTGTTTGTGTATTAATTCTCATATCTGTCAATGTTATTTTCTCAGCATCTAAATGTATGTCTTCGAATTCAATATTGTAAAGTTTGTTTATTGGATTTCCTTTATAAAGTATTGTGATTAGAATGCCCACTTCAAGGGTATGGTTTGAAACCTAAAATGTTTTTGGACGAGTGACATAGAAAAGATTCAATATGCTGActttttttaacacatttttggaaATTGTAAATCTAATGTTTCAAATTTCCCTGGTTTGTAATTAGGGAGTTTATGATAGAAAAGatcattttattcttaaaattcaCTTAGTGATagttaaatcatttaattttattgatgtCACTTATTTAGACAAATTGtgaaataaattatcttaaagTTGagtaaaatacatttttttttagctAGAGTTATCTGCTCTCACATATCTCAACAAAGGTGGGATAATATGATCTtgcctcatttttttttattgtatacttcttgtaaatattttaaaataattgaataatatatatttaaggatgataatttgaaaccATCTTACGATAATCGAATTGAATTGTCCTGTTTTGGGCGGTTTTTTCCCGGTTTGACCGGTAGTTGATTGAGAATGATATTTTAGTTCTCGTTCCGATTTCACCACGATTATGCCTCGAACactaaaaacacaattaaatatataaaattaccaatatgtttatttattcattatattttataaaagttttaaagtttatttttcttaataatataaaattttaatatattataataaaaaaattgtttatataaaaaaaatattatttttgaaaatatggtATAAACGGTGTTTCACAATGATTATCTACAATGACGGGTAGTTGACCGGAGATAAaacgatgatgatatttgtgtctccGCTTCGAATACTAATAAACACTATTAAACCAATATATTGATGTATTCTTCgtattttataatagttttaaatttattttatgtataataatataaaaatttcaatatataaccgtatatataatattaaaagtttttcaaagatttttttttatgaaatatggTATAACAGTGTCCACGGTGATCTCCGAAACTGAATGAGacagaaataataaaaaataaatctttgaaGTAGAATGAGACGGGGATGATAAACGTATAATTCGCTCAGATTTGTCCATTGACATCTCTATATTGACTAGGAACGACAATTTCTGACCCGACACGAAAACACGACTCGAACCGAACACAAAAAAATCAGGTTAGGGTCGTATATTTTTTGGTTCGAGTCGAAATCAGGTTCATCtgtttaacctgattaataaacGGATCAAAATTGAATTGACCTTGAATACTCAACGTAGATCCGTCAAGCcgtttataattttcttaagttttgtgttaatattcttttgttaattttttttttaagattttcgCAGATTTGTAATTTAAgtatgtcattttaatttgaaaaaaacacGTGATATTAATAATATCAGGTTAATTTGGATTGAATTCGAATTGAGTCAGATTAATCTGGTTCGgattaattacaaataaatatattaggttaaaattagaaattttaatttaaattattaaataattcagatTTAGATCAGTATCGCAACTCTCTAACCCCCCGACCATTCGAACCCGACAACCCGAATTCAAGCTATATATTTTCGAAACTTTGTTTTTGAAGTATAAGAAGCAAAAATCATACCTTGTATAATTTGTATTAGAAAAAAAGAAATCCTCACAAGTAGTGTATTTTGACACTTACTGCGTTCTTCTCGCCAAGAAAAGTTCTTTATGAATGGCCTAATGGCCTTCTCCGCCATCGCCAGACAGCTTCAGAGAATAAATATCCGTCTTTCTTCTTCCCCACTTCCAATTTCCTTCTCAAAATCACCgatttcatttcaattttactCGGCATCTCATCGGATATGCTTCACATATCCTCCTTCCCTTCGTCAAACCATCACCTTCTCCACCTTTCGGACTTCAAACGACTCGACTATTCATGTAGCATTCGATTTCAATACACAATTAGATCTTCCACTGGAAAATTATCAATTGAATGTCCGAAAGTTAGTCGATGCAATAAAAAACGCCGCCGATTCATTCTCCTCAGAAGAGGAAACATCATCCTTTCTTGACGAAACATGTTTGGAACCTAACGAAGGTTTAATTTATTCGTTGATTTGTGCATTGAAAGATGACTGGAAGCTAACTTACTGGATTTTCATGTGGGGTAAGAAAAAGGGTTTTGCTGGAGAGAAGATTGGAGCTCTGATGGTTTGGATTCTTGGCACAAATAAGAAATTCAATACTGCTTGGTGTTTAATTCGAGATTTGCATTCATCTTCTGTTGATACTCACCCGGCAATGCATGCCATGATTGATAGGTAAAACATCTCTGCTTCTCTTCCTTCTTTGTAGTTGGTTTCTGTTGATACATGCTTGAATCTGCTTGATAATTAAGCATTGGTTTTGCATATTAATGACATATATGAATGCTTTATTTGAAAGTATAGAaatttgtgttgtgttgttcATATAAGAACTATCCACCCTGAGTATAGTAGGGGCttattagggtttagggtttgaagaaCTAACACCATGAGTATAGTATGGGCTTATTAGGGTTTTGGGTTTTAGGGTTTGAATTGAAGTGAATGTCATGGTGGGTTGCTGAACTAGCCTCCCCCTTCATTGTGTTCATAAGAAACATATACATATAAGAGATGTATGCTGAATAAAACCTCTAATAGTGGGAGTTTCTCGTTGTGGATTCTAAATAGATTGGGAATAAACAGATTGAAATCTCTTTTCTATAACGCAAAATATGCATTACacgaaaaataaaaatgtagagAATCAAAGATCTCCTCTATAAAAGTATGATTACAGCGATTCTATTTGAAAACTAGACCCCACTGAAAAATCGTCAAAGTCTGGTTTAAGATTATCTTtttgatcatgatccaaattttgGTGAACCATTATGATTTAGATTTTTCTGAATCATAAAATGTGATAACGAATAGGCACAACTCTCTACTCTGAAAGAGTATTCTTCTCATTATATGTGTTGTTATGGAATATGAGATCTTTATCATGAAATGTACACATATATGCACTATTTTCATGGCTATATGATGAAAGAAAACaatgaaaatcaaatatatattaaacaagaacagatttattataaatttccAAATCTTCAGCGAATCTTCAATGAATCCTCACTTTTTTCGTTTCTTTTGTTCTCTTGTTTCAATAGATATGCTGCGTCAAATGACCCAAATGGAGCTATACAGGCTTTCAATTTCATGGAGAAATTTAAATTGTCACCGGACATGGAATCCTTACAAGCATTACTGATAACCCTCTGCAAACATGGAAACATAGAAGAAGCCGAAGAATTCATGTTTCTAAATAAGAAGCTATTTCCCTTAGAAACTAAAAGCTTCAATATTATACTTAACGGTTGGTGCAACATATCGGTTGATGTATACGAAGCCAAGCGAATATGGAGAGAAATGTCCAAATCTTGCATCTTACCAAACGGGGATTCTTACCAACACATGATCTCTTGCTTCTCAAAAGTCGGAAATCTCTTTGACTCGCTCAGACTCTACGATGAAATGAGGAAAAGAGGCTTTATCCCGAACCTAAATGTATACAACTCATTGATACACGTTCTCACTCGCGAGAATTGCCTTAACGATGCCCTTAAGCTTTTGGACAAAATGAAAGAAACCGGATTACAACCTGATTCCATCACTCTCAACGCTTTCATATGTCCACTTTGTGAATTATCGAAAATGGAAGatgctaaaaacgtgttagcCAGAATGAAAACCGAGAATGTGGCTCCGACGGTCTCAACCTATCACGCTTTCCTAAAGGAAGCAAACGTGGAAGGAACTCTTGAAATTCTTAACTGTATGGTGAAATCAAGCCTCAGACCGAACAGGGAAACATTTCTATTGATATTCAAGAAATTCTTCGAGATGAAACAGGCTGCTGATGCGTTGAAGATCTGGGTTGAGATGAAGCAATACAATGTTTCACCTGATTCTGCTCATTACAATATTGTAGTGGGAGGACTTGTAAATTCAGGGTTTAAAATGAAAGCGAAAGAATTATACGCGGAGATGAAGTATAACGAGTTTGTGCTGGATCCAAAGGTGATGAAGCTGTTGAATGAGCCGGTTCGAACTGAATCAAGCCAGAAACGTCGAGAGCCTGTGAGAAATGTTTGTAGAGACAATATAGAAGTATACGATAAAAGAAAGGCGatggaaagaaagaagaaatttgACGGGCAGTCTACTACCCATAAGGGTATCTTGAGTATTTTTGACAGAATTTGAACACTTAATGTGATATGTTCATCAACAGCAGAAAGAATCAATCTTGGACATCATTGACAAAATTGGCAACAGGTGATTTTGTTTTCAGAAAACATTAGTCTTGTATCATGTTTAATTTAACTAGGAGATATAATTGTGCATGTTCTTCATTATTTGGAGTTACACTCTTTTGAGATTTTTCAATATTAGGCTCTATTTAGCGGGTTGGTCTTGGATGGCCTTTTTTTGGGACTTTCTTCTGTTCGACAACTGAACGTTTCAGGTTCGATTCTCattcaaaaaaaagtatttgcccctattttaattggttttatgaactttaattataattccaTTGTTGAATAATACTCTAATAGCAATTTGTGGTTCCCTAATATGCATAATAGAAACAACCATAATAATTGTTCTTGACTTTGTAGCTCCCTAATAAATCATGTATTTCCATCAAACAACATAACAAGCAGCTCAATTCCATTTCAATTCAACACAGTTTCCACAATTTGTGCCCCTAATTTAACAGGATCCAATATGACTCTAAAACAAAACACAAATCATACATAGTAACAATTCAATAACATTTTAACATGAAAGAGTAACTAAAGACAAATCAAAATCATACTTTTGTAACAATGAAAAACTTAAACAATAACCCTTTTGAAATGAAATGGTTTCGCGATTAGTGTTTTCTAACATAAAATGGTAGAATCATAAGGAATAACGATgcaaaaacaaacataaaagtGAGACAGGAAAGAAATCTGTTGAAGttcattcattaatatttttatgtcaaAACAAAAGTTCCAATATTTGTTCATCTAATTACATAACACCATGACACTCATTGTTACTATTCTATGTTCGTTGTCTTATGCTTCCTCCTCGATCTATTGACCATTCTAGcaggaggagaaggagaaaaCTCAAACGGGCGAGAAGGAAGATCCATTTCCCCACTCAAGATCTTAACAATCTCTCCAATATCAGGTCGTAATTCAGGCATTTTTTGAAGGCAAGCCAAAGCCACATTAATACACAAACTCGCCTGATCCTTATCATAATCCTCCTTCAACCTCTCGTCCACAAGTTCCAAAACATTCCCAGCTTGTGATAATTGACGACACCAACTTATCAAATTCGCTTTCTCGAGTTTCATTGGCGAAGATAGAACATGTAAAGGTCTCCTTCCCGAAATAATCACTAGAATCAAAACTCCTAAACTATAAATATCTGATTTCTCCATTAAATAACCGCATCCGCTGTATTCAGGTGCGACGTAGCATAGAGTTCCTCTCATGCTTGTCGTGCTGCTTAATTCTCGGCTGAACAGATCGCCACGAAAACTGAACTCGCCTGCAGTTTGGCTAGGCTGGCAGGGTTTTCTACGTTTTCTGAATTTGAGAAGATCTAGCCGCGAAATTCTGAATCTTTTCTTGGACTTATTAGCTTTCTTCTTGATTTCATCTAAATGCTCTTCCTTCCACCATTCAAGCATCTTCCTGTGTTTCTTATTAGTTGTCTGATTCAAGTTTTCGGGTTTGGATTTATCTGATTTGTGATCTATAATCTCAGAAGGACTTCTGTTATCTTCTTCCCAAATTTGGCTGCCAATCCATTCCATAACGTAATCGTTACTGGATAATTCTGCTGCATTTACATCGTCCTGTCTCCACCACCAATCCTTCCTTCTTCCTCCATTAACGGAATCAGCATCATCTTCATTACAGTTTTCGACAGTGGAAACTTCCTTACCCTTTTCACTAAacgaattcaaattcaaattcagaCCATTCAAGTTATGTATCACCTTACTGTTCTTCGAAGAAGTTGAAGCTTGAAGAGCTAATGAAAAATCAACCTCACTTTCTCTATCAACCGGAGTCCCGATTACAGGTGTTTCAGCTCCGGTTCCAGTCAAGTTACAGGAAAGTTCTTGACTGAACAAATCAACCCCAAATTCCGCCTCATTCTTCAATCTAGACAACCCAAAATCAGAAATCTTCGGACGATAATCTGAATCAAGCAAGACATTACTCGGTTTAACATCACCGTGAACTACAGGCGGATCACATTCTAAATGAAGATAAACAAGAGCTTTAGAAACATCTAGAATGATCTCAAATCGTTTTTCCCAATCCAAATACCAATTACTATCAGAGAAAAGATATTCCTGTAAACTTCGATTCGGCATGTATTCATACACTAACAATCTCTTATCCTTTTCAGAACAATACCCAATTAAGGAAACGATAAATGGGGATTTTAGTGTACCTAAGATCTGTAATTCGTTCTGAAACGTTTGTTCGGATGAAGAATCAAGCATCTTAACAGCAACGAGTTTCCCATCTCGTAGAATCCCACGAAAAACAGTACCCGACCCACCTTTACCGATTGAGTTATCATCTCCGAAATCGTTGGTGGCTAATCTCATCTCCTTGAAATTGAACTTCCTGAGTTTCATAAGCGGATCGATTGAATCTTCAAATGGGCTTGTTCTAGATTTGCGAACACGGACGAGAGAATACCAGAGATGGTAGAGGAAATAGAGAATGGCGAATAAGAGGACTATAGATGAGAGAATGGTGATTGCTATTAGGAGAATGGTTGATTGGTATTTGTGGGTTGGTGATGGAGAATGAGGGGAAGGTTCTCTTGAAGTCATTGATGGGTTTTCACTTCTGATCagtaaggaagaagaagaagatgatgaagaaggaagaagatgaagtggGAAAGAGAGAGGGAGTAAAGAAAGTGGGCGTGGAGCTTTGTATCCATTAAAGGGCTTTACAGTTGGATAATCATTTACAGTATAATTATGTTATCTTTAATTAAGTGGTGATTAGTGATTAGTTAAAGTAAAATGACATTAAAAGAAAAGAGATTAAgcttttcttcatcttcttcgatCGGACCGCTCGGTGCAGAGATACTTTTGACTATGGTAGAAGAAAAATGGGAGGGAATGTGAATGACAGACAGACTTTGGATTTTAGGATTTGACTGAATTGCCACCAGCAAAATGGACTGTCTACAACTAggttggattatttgaaaattaatatgttataataaacACATTATAAGAGTTCAAACAAAAAATAGGTAATAAGAGATTGAAAATTACGAGTTCAATTGAAACTAAAAACGATTTTAAGTGCGGTGAATAATTTTGGTGTAATAatgattatgtttatatatcAAGCTAATACTATAATTaagttggattatttgaaaattaatgttataataaattCAATGGTATAGTTCATGTGGTGaatgtttaataaattgaattttatttaaaaagatttgaGTTGAAGTGAAAATTATACTGGTGGTGGATGGAGTTTGTtataattaagttgaattatttgaaaattaatacgATATAATAAATTCTCTAGGATAGTTAAAAAGGTGAAGatcattatttaaaagataaattaagtgtTCAATTTTAACTTATAGTAAAAATTATAGTTATGGTGGAGGTTGTTATAATTAACTCATTTTAGCTAAATGatcgtttatattataaagttaatttaaaactaggttagattatttgaaaattaatatgttataataaatttattagaatagtttaatctttaatttttttttaaacaagttaAGTTAAGCGTTATAATGGTAGAGAGTAGTAAAAAAATTGTAGGTAACGAGAATCACAAACTTTGGAGTTTCCAATTTTACGTTTCTCCGTTTTGAATGTTGAATTCAAGCTAATTCTATCATTAAGGTGgattgtttgaaaattaatattttgttataaactcattccaaaatttaaataataagtataattacataaaataaaataaaatgttataaattgaAGTGGAGGTAGGTAATTGATGTGTCAATTTGTTTGTTATATTTagtattagaaaataaaatatttgttttgtgaTAATGAAAAAGTTTAAGTTGAaataacttttcaaattttaaaatcagaAATTAGAGCTAGGAAAGTAACAGTAGAGAGAAAAAATTGTactaatagttttatttaatataaaaaaacaaattttcacaGTCAATTAtagtgaaattatattttatttaatatttaaaatcaccTAATAATTTTTagctttatttaatataaatattatattttacttttcatttaatataaagattaatttGAATCATTATAATCCCAACAtgttaaacaaaataacaaattggTCAAGAACACTTCTTacacaatttataataaaatatattttttacttttatttaaatatttttatataaaaaattaacatttttaaaaaagtttttgggtataaaaaaagtattttaaataattctacatatataaataaaatgtgggGACATGCATGAGTGGAGTTGAGCATGTGTGATGGCGACAATGCATCATGTAAAGATGTGTAAAATCATTcctcaatttttattaaattttagttaaaaataataaaaatattaaaccaattaaaaattcaataaattactttttattttattaaaaaaaaattctatagaTGTAGTTGAATTTGTTTGGGGCTACAttgatttaattagtttattttttaatcattaaatcacttcatactttatataaatattaaaattttctcattttattatattatttatataaaaattaaaagtaatattataattcaaatatttttaaataattcacttttttattaaatataatttataattccaatttccaaataatctcatttcttatatttgaaattagttaTACCCATCTAAATAACTtactaaaaaaactatt
This genomic window contains:
- the LOC124945250 gene encoding pentatricopeptide repeat-containing protein At1g80880, mitochondrial, with translation MNGLMAFSAIARQLQRINIRLSSSPLPISFSKSPISFQFYSASHRICFTYPPSLRQTITFSTFRTSNDSTIHVAFDFNTQLDLPLENYQLNVRKLVDAIKNAADSFSSEEETSSFLDETCLEPNEGLIYSLICALKDDWKLTYWIFMWGKKKGFAGEKIGALMVWILGTNKKFNTAWCLIRDLHSSSVDTHPAMHAMIDRYAASNDPNGAIQAFNFMEKFKLSPDMESLQALLITLCKHGNIEEAEEFMFLNKKLFPLETKSFNIILNGWCNISVDVYEAKRIWREMSKSCILPNGDSYQHMISCFSKVGNLFDSLRLYDEMRKRGFIPNLNVYNSLIHVLTRENCLNDALKLLDKMKETGLQPDSITLNAFICPLCELSKMEDAKNVLARMKTENVAPTVSTYHAFLKEANVEGTLEILNCMVKSSLRPNRETFLLIFKKFFEMKQAADALKIWVEMKQYNVSPDSAHYNIVVGGLVNSGFKMKAKELYAEMKYNEFVLDPKVMKLLNEPVRTESSQKRREPVRNVCRDNIEVYDKRKAMERKKKFDGQSTTHKGILSIFDRI
- the LOC124945795 gene encoding magnesium transporter MRS2-1-like, with amino-acid sequence MADLKERLLPPKPASAINLRDTSYRPCASGRQPFQSVDVLGLKKRGQGLRSWIRVDASGNSQVIEVDKFSMMRRCDLPARDLRLLDPLFVYPSTILGREKAIVVNLEQIRCIITADEVLLLNSLDSYVLQYVVEFQRRLAAGAGEVWQTDGNDMSRRRSGRNLDNMFANASPDYLPFEFRALEVALESACTFLDSQAAELEIEAYPLLDELTSKISTLNLERVRRLKSRLVALTRRVQKVRDEIEQLMDDDGDMAEMYLTEKKSRMESSFYGEQSIMGYRSNDGLLSASAPVSPVSSPPESCRKLEKSLSIARSRHESTRSSETATESIEELEMLLEAYFVVIDNTLNKLTSLKEYIDDTEDFINIQLDNVRNQLIQFELLLTTATFVVAIFGVVAGIFGMNFAVPLFDDTNAFKWVLIITGICGAVIFCSFLWFFKYKRLMPL
- the LOC124910389 gene encoding putative receptor-like protein kinase At1g80870, whose translation is MTSREPSPHSPSPTHKYQSTILLIAITILSSIVLLFAILYFLYHLWYSLVRVRKSRTSPFEDSIDPLMKLRKFNFKEMRLATNDFGDDNSIGKGGSGTVFRGILRDGKLVAVKMLDSSSEQTFQNELQILGTLKSPFIVSLIGYCSEKDKRLLVYEYMPNRSLQEYLFSDSNWYLDWEKRFEIILDVSKALVYLHLECDPPVVHGDVKPSNVLLDSDYRPKISDFGLSRLKNEAEFGVDLFSQELSCNLTGTGAETPVIGTPVDRESEVDFSLALQASTSSKNSKVIHNLNGLNLNLNSFSEKGKEVSTVENCNEDDADSVNGGRRKDWWWRQDDVNAAELSSNDYVMEWIGSQIWEEDNRSPSEIIDHKSDKSKPENLNQTTNKKHRKMLEWWKEEHLDEIKKKANKSKKRFRISRLDLLKFRKRRKPCQPSQTAGEFSFRGDLFSRELSSTTSMRGTLCYVAPEYSGCGYLMEKSDIYSLGVLILVIISGRRPLHVLSSPMKLEKANLISWCRQLSQAGNVLELVDERLKEDYDKDQASLCINVALACLQKMPELRPDIGEIVKILSGEMDLPSRPFEFSPSPPARMVNRSRRKHKTTNIE